The following are encoded together in the Syngnathus typhle isolate RoL2023-S1 ecotype Sweden linkage group LG5, RoL_Styp_1.0, whole genome shotgun sequence genome:
- the scarb2a gene encoding lysosome membrane protein 2a isoform X1 yields MTRRSCAIYATGIVCAHLLIVGIALVVAQVFQTTIHNRLKKEITLTEKSQMFESWKNPPPPVYMEYYFFNVTNPEVFLAGGRAAVQQIGPYTYREYRPRENVTFLENGTKVYALNPKTFVFMREKSVGDPEVDILRTINIPLVVVMNELNSYSFFLRSFISIYIKGLGATLFTTRTVHEYLWGFKDPILTKIHSMKPDVDEYFGLMWKKNGTHEGEFVFNTGEQDYMEYGRIDTWNGLKEMTFWSSNQSNMINGTDGAVFHPLINRNELLYIFAADLCRSIHLAYVKDVEVKGIQAYRFAPPDDVLMSPVDNPANEGFCVPAGQCLGTGVLKVSVCRQGAPIVVSFPHFYQADPKYINAIEGLNPNKEDHETYLDLQPTTGVPIRACKRAQLNVILKRVMGFPETKYLNETIFPIMYVNETATVDDDSAAQMRTLLLIVTLVSNFPLLIVGMGLILLLVLVVLFCRNRQKKNEVKRIDFTEAFHSFATAKDETAYTQVSDKTDESPDAPPGQPQKNGSYIAMDPVEAQKC; encoded by the exons ATGACTCGGAGATCGTGTGCCATTTACGCCACCGGCATCGTGTGTGCCCACCTCCTAATCGTGGGGATCGCCCTCGTGGTGGCTCAAGTCTTCCAGACCACAATTCACAACCGCTTGAAAAAG gaaatAACACTGACGGAGAAGAGTCAGATGTTCGAGTCGTGGAAGAACCCTCCCCCGCCCGTCTACATGGAGTACTACTTCTTCAACGTCACCAACCCGGAGGTGTTCTTAGCGGGAGGCCGGGCGGCCGTCCAGCAGATCGGACCTTACACCTACAG GGAGTACCGACCCAGGGAGAACGTCACCTTCCTGGAGAACGGCACCAAAGTGTACGCCCTCAACCCTAAAACCTTTGTCTTCATGCGGGAGAAGTCGGTGGGAGATCCCGAAGTGGACATCCTCAGGACCATCAACATCCCCTTAGTG GTGGTGATGAACGAGCTCAACTCGTACTCGTTCTTCCTGCGCAGCTTCATCTCCATCTACATCAAAGGCCTGGGGGCCACGTTGTTTACCACGCGCACGGTGCACGAGTACCTGTGGGGCTTCAAGGACCCTATCCTCACCAAGATCCACTCCATGAAGCCGGACGTGGACGAGTACTTTGGGCTCATGTGGAAG AAAAATGGAACCCATGAAGGGGAGTTTGTCTTCAACACCGGCGAGCAAGACTACATGGAGTACGGCAGAATCGACACGTGGAACGGACTCAA GGAGATGACGTTCTGGTCATCCAACCAGAGCAACATGATCAACGGCACGGACGGCGCCGTCTTCCACCCGCTCATCAACAGGAACGAGCTGCTCTACATCTTCGCCGCCGATCTCTGCAG ATCCATCCATCTGGCCTACGTGAAGGACGTGGAGGTGAAAGGCATCCAGGCGTACCGCTTCGCGCCCCCCGACGACGTGCTCATGAGCCCCGTGGATAACCCGGCCAATGAGGGCTTCTGTGTGCCCGCCGGACAGTGTCTGGGCACCGGCGTGCTCAAAGTCAGCGTGTGTCGACAAG GCGCTCCCATTGTGGTGTCTTTCCCGCACTTCTACCAGGCTGACCCAAAGTACATTAACGCCATCGAAGGCCTCAATCCAAACAAGGAGGACCACGAGACCTATCTGGACCTGCAGCCG ACCACAGGTGTTCCCATTCGGGCCTGCAAGCGCGCTCAGCTCAATGTCATCCTGAAGAGAGTGATGGGCTTCCC GGAGACAAAGTACCTCAACGAAACCATTTTCCCCATCATGTACGTCAATGAG ACGGCCACGGTTGATGACGACTCTGCTGCCCAGATGAGGACGCTGCTGCTTATTGTCACCCTGGTGTCTAACTTTCCTTTGCTCATCGTGGGCATGGGCCTCATCCTGCTGCTTGTCCTGGTGGTCCTGTTCTGTCGTAACCGCCAGAAGAAG AACGAAGTAAAACGCATTGATTTTACTGAGGCTTTTCATTCTTTTGCT ACGGCCAAAGACGAGACCGCATACACGCAGGTCAGTGACAAGACGGACGAGTCGCCCGATGCTCCCCCTGGCCAGCCGCAAAAAAATGGTTCCTACATTGCCATGGATCCAGTGGAGGCCCAGAAGTGTTGA
- the scarb2a gene encoding lysosome membrane protein 2a isoform X2 yields the protein MTRRSCAIYATGIVCAHLLIVGIALVVAQVFQTTIHNRLKKEITLTEKSQMFESWKNPPPPVYMEYYFFNVTNPEVFLAGGRAAVQQIGPYTYREYRPRENVTFLENGTKVYALNPKTFVFMREKSVGDPEVDILRTINIPLVVVMNELNSYSFFLRSFISIYIKGLGATLFTTRTVHEYLWGFKDPILTKIHSMKPDVDEYFGLMWKKNGTHEGEFVFNTGEQDYMEYGRIDTWNGLKEMTFWSSNQSNMINGTDGAVFHPLINRNELLYIFAADLCRSIHLAYVKDVEVKGIQAYRFAPPDDVLMSPVDNPANEGFCVPAGQCLGTGVLKVSVCRQGAPIVVSFPHFYQADPKYINAIEGLNPNKEDHETYLDLQPTTGVPIRACKRAQLNVILKRVMGFPETKYLNETIFPIMYVNETATVDDDSAAQMRTLLLIVTLVSNFPLLIVGMGLILLLVLVVLFCRNRQKKTAKDETAYTQVSDKTDESPDAPPGQPQKNGSYIAMDPVEAQKC from the exons ATGACTCGGAGATCGTGTGCCATTTACGCCACCGGCATCGTGTGTGCCCACCTCCTAATCGTGGGGATCGCCCTCGTGGTGGCTCAAGTCTTCCAGACCACAATTCACAACCGCTTGAAAAAG gaaatAACACTGACGGAGAAGAGTCAGATGTTCGAGTCGTGGAAGAACCCTCCCCCGCCCGTCTACATGGAGTACTACTTCTTCAACGTCACCAACCCGGAGGTGTTCTTAGCGGGAGGCCGGGCGGCCGTCCAGCAGATCGGACCTTACACCTACAG GGAGTACCGACCCAGGGAGAACGTCACCTTCCTGGAGAACGGCACCAAAGTGTACGCCCTCAACCCTAAAACCTTTGTCTTCATGCGGGAGAAGTCGGTGGGAGATCCCGAAGTGGACATCCTCAGGACCATCAACATCCCCTTAGTG GTGGTGATGAACGAGCTCAACTCGTACTCGTTCTTCCTGCGCAGCTTCATCTCCATCTACATCAAAGGCCTGGGGGCCACGTTGTTTACCACGCGCACGGTGCACGAGTACCTGTGGGGCTTCAAGGACCCTATCCTCACCAAGATCCACTCCATGAAGCCGGACGTGGACGAGTACTTTGGGCTCATGTGGAAG AAAAATGGAACCCATGAAGGGGAGTTTGTCTTCAACACCGGCGAGCAAGACTACATGGAGTACGGCAGAATCGACACGTGGAACGGACTCAA GGAGATGACGTTCTGGTCATCCAACCAGAGCAACATGATCAACGGCACGGACGGCGCCGTCTTCCACCCGCTCATCAACAGGAACGAGCTGCTCTACATCTTCGCCGCCGATCTCTGCAG ATCCATCCATCTGGCCTACGTGAAGGACGTGGAGGTGAAAGGCATCCAGGCGTACCGCTTCGCGCCCCCCGACGACGTGCTCATGAGCCCCGTGGATAACCCGGCCAATGAGGGCTTCTGTGTGCCCGCCGGACAGTGTCTGGGCACCGGCGTGCTCAAAGTCAGCGTGTGTCGACAAG GCGCTCCCATTGTGGTGTCTTTCCCGCACTTCTACCAGGCTGACCCAAAGTACATTAACGCCATCGAAGGCCTCAATCCAAACAAGGAGGACCACGAGACCTATCTGGACCTGCAGCCG ACCACAGGTGTTCCCATTCGGGCCTGCAAGCGCGCTCAGCTCAATGTCATCCTGAAGAGAGTGATGGGCTTCCC GGAGACAAAGTACCTCAACGAAACCATTTTCCCCATCATGTACGTCAATGAG ACGGCCACGGTTGATGACGACTCTGCTGCCCAGATGAGGACGCTGCTGCTTATTGTCACCCTGGTGTCTAACTTTCCTTTGCTCATCGTGGGCATGGGCCTCATCCTGCTGCTTGTCCTGGTGGTCCTGTTCTGTCGTAACCGCCAGAAGAAG ACGGCCAAAGACGAGACCGCATACACGCAGGTCAGTGACAAGACGGACGAGTCGCCCGATGCTCCCCCTGGCCAGCCGCAAAAAAATGGTTCCTACATTGCCATGGATCCAGTGGAGGCCCAGAAGTGTTGA